gaagtcgtgacaaaagaGCAATGTTTGGCTTTGGGAATTTTGCTACTTCAGCATAACATTTCCTACAGGTTTCTTCatagttctatttaaagtcatgttcttaaATTGTTCCGAGAACGTTAAGAAAACCTTCCATGAAAACTTTAATGTTCAGAGAACagtctaagaatgttatttaaaaacatactgtaatgacccggctgggtcattaaagagaaaagagacggactctaggtgtgcaggttagaacacaggtttattcctaaactgggctattgttcaggccacagcccacgccgctaaatgccgaacgtacacaattatacatgtcgagttaaggtcactctcataggaacagatcaaggcccgaacagaagagagagatatgagacactcatccctctttatgcatttccaaatcccacgggattacccatcataccccccccaacctttccatctgtcctgacatatttaacccctgctagtagccatgagaaccctaacacacccacaaacacagaacacaataccgggtcgttacaatacattccgttctcagcatcaacaaaactctctctatcctctatcttgttaagtgtgttcaggtttgttggccacgcccactaattggctacacctgatcttaatgagtgcttgctTCCTTTGAAActgggtctgtttgaatagactaaaataaaCAGATTTGTATGCGTAAAAAAATATGGCATGCCAGCTCTATCCTGGTGGTGAAGTGGACTAATtacatggatagagaacagaagactttaggtttgaatctcactgatgccgtgtcacaaaaaaaaaaaatgtgtttgcgttattaatgcctaaggaaatacatttccatatgtcttatctgtgcttggagttttTTTTTAAGTTAACAAAAAATAAGCTGGTAATGTTTAAAGTCTTActgaaacattcagtgaaagttttaAGGAAGTTCTTGAAAACCCCCTAAATAACGTATAATTTCCATTTTCAGAGCCTTAATAAAACCACCcagagtaaaacattctcagaacctccatGCAACCAAAAATAAACCTTCCCAGAACAGGCAGTGTTCACTTCTATTCTATCAGTCAGGTAATTTGtggcttcgttcccagaaccaaCAGGAAACGAAAAACgtatgttcccacaacttccaaggaaacAAATGTAGTGCTGTTTATTTATCGTGTGAGAGTACACCACATCTCAAATCATAAAATGATATGCCAACTATCTAATCAGAGTAGTTCTGAGGAAATAGCCTACAAGCAGTATCTCACTAATGTATTCAATAGTTTTGACTCATATCTGTCTATAAATCACTCTTGACTGGAGTATATGAGATTTATTAACGAATTCCCGTCAATGTATAGATAACAAATGATAAGGGAACAGCCttatgtaaatatattttatCAACAGGTATGGATACAACCTAGTGGGAGGAGTTGCCTTTTCTATTGGAACGTTTATGAACTAGGTGCTCTGCTTATTGCCATTATTTGGAACTTAACTTAATCCGTTTGACACAACCAAACACGAATCACAATGAATTTACTTATTTCATTTTTCTTTGCCACCATTGTGAAGATTCAAGGGGCAGGTGAGTGtgttcatttatttattcaaTCCTAGTAACTAACATGTGTGTACTTGCATTGGGTTTACAATGTtgaggaagctactctgaaaatgtaGATAGCTAAGTTATAAAGCTAAATATATTACAAACTACAGTAAACGCTTGGTACTTTGGAATTCCACAACAAATATCATAGAAATGCATTAATAAAATAGTAATTTTGTCTGAGATGTAATAAAACAAAGAACTGATGTAACTCACAGTAGCAGATCAATCAGAAGGCAAAATGTTCAGTGTGTATGAAATATAAATGATAAATTATAGAGACTTGATCAGCCCAACTGCCTGCTTATTGTAAGTAAATATCCAATGTTTTCTCATTAAATGCACTGGAATGAGAGGGAAATTATGACATTTTGTCAAAGCTTACCCCACTATGTGGTGACGAAACTACTGAATTAGATACATGATTTTGAAATTCAACTACCACTTTCTCAGAGAATGAAATGTTCTGAATATACATTTCTATCACCTGCTAGTTAACCTTTCTAATGCTATCTGCCAAAAGCCAATATTATTGGGTGTTCCTTTATAGCTGTCTGTATCTGATTGACAAAGGTTAACCTTAACAGTGAACTTTGCCACACATCTTTGTCCTTAAATCCCTTCTCTAGATTGGTGCTACCAGTCCCAGGTTACATGCGGTGGCAACTGCACAGGTAaaccatatacagtacatatgtgaCAGTGTAGATTGCCTCTGTGTTGTATTTTGATTGGCAACAGGTGTCCAGAGGATCAGGGTTGGTCTAATGATGCTTTATTTTCTGATAAAGAAACAAACATCCATAAATTAAATGTTGTGCTGCCCTTATGCACCAACTATTCTGTAAAGTATTAATTAACAACAGGGTACATGAATAGCCATGCTACCCCAATGACGACATGTGCAGAGAAAACTACAATAACGCAAATCAATTcaaatattattggtcacatacacattttttaaaattttattatttagcctttatttaactaggcaagtcagttaagaacaaattcttattttcattgacagcctaggaacagtgggtaaactgctttgttcaggggcagaacaacagatttttaccttgtcagctcggggatttgattttgcaaccttccagttactagtccaacactctaaccactaggctacctgcggccCCAAATCAAATATAACGAATGTTCTGTCTCAATATTCGCTGAGAAGGACCTGATGGTTGGGCAACGGTTGCTGGGACATGTGACGGAAGAGCCCAATCTCCAATTAACATTGTGACGAGAAAAACCCTACCAGACGGACGTCTTACACCATTCACATTCACTGGGTACCAAGAGGCTTTCCATGGTTTCATCACAAACAATGGTCACACTGGTAAGTTGCTATATAGATGCTGCATTACATTTACAGTACAATGTCCCCTGCTAATGACACAGTATATCAGCATGGTGTATTGTAGTTGTATTGAACATGAATAGCAAGGCCTATTCACCGTTTTAATGCCTTGATATTTCACAGATTTGACATAAGCTCAAAGCTCCGTAACATAGACTGAACAATATAATAGTACAGTACATGCAAGGTCCATGGACTCCACATATCTGCTCTTACATGGACTAAAGCTTTCATATCTCTGCAGTTCAAGTGGACCTGCCTGCCACAGCGAAGGTTCAGGGTGGAGATCTGGCGGTGCCATACAAGGCAGTACAGCTCCACCTGCACTGGGGCAAGGATGGAGGCCCTGGATCAGAACACACCATTGATGGAGAACGATATCCCATGGAGGTTTGGTGACCAAAAGAAAGGAAACATTCACAATCCATTTTCATGGTCTTGATTTGTGTTTATTGCATTGTTTTTACGGTCATTTGGGTACAGTATGTGTACAGTAATTATACAGCAATCACATTTTCATACACTGAGTGTTCACATTTTATTTATCCTCAGCTGCATATTGTTAATATAAAAGAGGAATACAACTCTTTGGCTGAAGCTCTGAAAAACCCTGCAGGGGTTGGAGTTCTTGGATTCTTTTATGAGGTATTAACTATGAGATTATTATGAGATTATCCATGAGATGTACAACTGTAATATTTTTATTTGGGTTGTTAGGACATTTGATTGATGATACTTATCTTATATTTTCAGGAATCAAGAAGCTCCAATGAAAAATATGACTCCATTGTAAATGCTCTGAACACTATCAAACATCCCAGTAAGTCATATAATCCCATAAACAACAGCCATTGTTATGTAATATTTTATGGGATGGATCCAGGTAGATAATACTCCAGGATCAGGATCATACAGGGATAGGCCTATGTGAAAGTGCCCATAGTTTCCAGTCACATTGGCATAAGTGCCAAGAGTCTAAAGTACAACTGGCATTTTTCAAAGATTTCAAAAGTTTAATTGTCTCATGTACAAGATAcagcaggtgtaaaatagtacagttaaatatttaacttctttaggattggtcggtcccctgcaggacggttgagctaacataggctaatgcgattagcatgacgttgtaagtaacaagaaaatttcctAGGACATAGCCATATCTGATATtgacagaaagcttaaattcttgttgatctaactgcactgtccaatttacagtagctattacagtgaaataattccatgctattgtttgaggagagtgcatcgttttgaacatgaaaacttattaataaacaaattaggcacatttgggcattcttgatacaaaatttggaacagaaatacaatggttcattgcaTCAGTCTGAAACGTTGCACGTACattgatgccatctagtggccaaagtctaaattgcacctggactgaaataatacattatggcctttctcatTTAAAAAATTATTGtaccaaaaaaatacaaaagaacggttgtttttttatttgtattatcttttaccagatgtaatgtgttatattctcctacattcctttcacatttccacaaacttcaaagtgtttcctttcaaatggtaccaagaatatgcatatccttgcttcagggcctgaggtacagacagttagatttgggtatgtaattttaggcgaAAGTTGAAAAAAAGGGGCCAATCCTTAAGAGTTAACTTGCAAGCTCTTTCCCAACCATGCAATAACGGTAATATACAGTTCCTCCAGaaagtgactcctgtggcggtgcCGGGTGCAGtgtggctgggctgggctgtgttttggaggacgcactgctctcgaccttcacctttcccgagtccgtacaggagtttcAGCGaagagacaagactgtaacaatcaattggataccacgaaaatgggGGAAAATGTTGTTGTCAAGGTGAaataatgtttttagaaatgtgtacaaattaattaaaaatgaaaagctgaaatatcttgagtcaacaactattcaacccctttgttatggcaagcctaaataaattcaggaggaAAAATgatcttaacaagtcacataatagttgcatggactcactctgtgtgcaataatagggtTTAAATGTTTTTTATGACTACATCATCTCTACTAATTTTTTTATGACTACATCAGAtcaaaataaaattttatttgtcacatacacatggttagcagatgttaatgcgagtgtagcgaaatgcttgtgcttctagttccgaccatgcagtaatatctaacaagtaatctaacctaacaatttcacaacaactaccttatacacaagtgtaaaggaatgaataagaatatgtacataaaaatatatgaatgagtgatggccgaacggcataggcaagatgcagtagatggtatagagtacagtatatacatatgagatgagtaatgtagggtatgtaaacattatataaagtgccattgtttaaagtggctagtgatacctcacacgtacaattatctgtaaggtctctcagtccagcagtgaatttcaaacacagattcaactctattggtagatgggtaaaaaaagcagacattgaatatccctttgagcatggtgaagttattaattacactttggatggggtatcaatacacccagtcactacaaagatgagTCCTTCCTAACTaatttgccggagaggaaggaaactgctcaggtgactttaaaacagttacagcatTTAATGGATCAACAAAATTATAGATAGTccataatactaacctaattgacagagtgaattgaaagaagcctgtacagaatcaaaaatattccaaaacatgcatcgaGTTTGCAacaaaggcactaaagtaatactggaaACATTTTGGCATAGCAATTCGCTTTTtgccctgaatacaaagtgttatgtttggggaaatgtAACGATattcctcttcgtctgatgaagagtagtcaagatcggaccaaaacgcagcgtggtaagtgtccatgttaaatttatttAACTCGGAACActaaataacaaaaacaacaaaaagacgaacgaaaccgaaacagttctgtctggtgcagacacaaagacagaaaacaactatccacaacacacaggtggaaaaaggatacctaagtatgtttctcaatcagagacaacgattgacagctgcctctgattgggaaccataccaggccaaacacatagaaaaggacaacatagaacaaaacatagaatgcccaccccaactcacgcccatatcaaaccaaaatagagacataaaaagggatctctaaggtcagggcatgtcAGGAAAATCCAACACATTACTGTGTAcccctcttcatattttcaagcatagtgatggctgcatcatgcgTATGCTTTTAAATCGTTAAGGACTAGTTAGTTTTTCAGGATAAgaaagaaatggaatggagctaagcacaggcaaaatccttgaggtaaatctggttcagtctgttttccaccagattaattcatctttcagcatgacaattacccaaaacacaatgccaaatctacactggagttccttaccaagaagacagtgaatgttcctgagtggccgagttacagttttgacttaaatctacttgaaaatctatggcaagacctgaaaatggtgatcaacaaccaatttgacatggcttgaagaattttgaaaagaataatgggcaaatgttgcaaaaTCCatttgtggaaagctcttagagacttacccagaaagacacagatgtaatcgctgccaaaggtacttctactaagtattaactcaggggtgtgaatacttatctaaataagatatttatgtatttaatttaaaaaaaatgtacaaacatttctggaaacatgttttcactgttaTTATGGGGTAATGGGTGTAGATGCGTTAAAAAAGAATAATTGTATCCGTAACACAtgaaaatgtgtaataagtcaagaggtatgaatactttctgaatgcactgtagatgagAAGAAACACACGTGAAATACGAGAAAAAAAAACCATTTAAACAGTTATTTACAGGTCAGTGACAGTACCATTAatacaatgtgcaggggtactggagtgattGAGATAGGTATGAACATGTAAatggggtaaaagtgactagtaGCAGGATAAATGGCAAtgttaataataatcaataaagCAGCAGTGAACGGTAATAGTAATCACTATACTCACTATGGCAGCTATGTGGTGTGTGCATTGTGATGTGTGAGTGTACAGATataggattttaatttgagctAGCCTACTAcagtaggaaaataatcctgcagcaacaggaaatgtggattataattaatggacatttttgtaggcgttgatacattttttgtaaggggaaatcaagtctgaaatttcagggTGGAAATGTGAGTTTCCTTTTGCGAATGTTTAGACCAATTTCTAACATGTATGGACCACTGATGTATAAAATAACCAAGACCTTAATCACGCAGCTGACCAATCCCCGCaatattttagttctgggttaaccaagATTAACCAAGAAGAAGTGACTGGCTGCAATTCACACTTTGGTTTTGGTAGAAAAGTCACTGCCAAGAAACTCCTATGTTAGCATTTTTAGACTAAAAACATTATTTTACCTAGCATAACACTATTACAACAGGGTGACTGTTTTGGAATAAAATTGTAAGTATATTCTCTTAAACATCCACTGTATTGTGTGCTTATTGTTAAACCATTGATATGTCCTAGTTGTCATTTTGAGACCTTAAGGAGCATCAGGTACTGCTGGAATGtttacctgtcacgccctgaccttagagagccttttttattctctatttggttaggtcagggtgtgacttgggtgggcaaaTCTATATTTCTATTTCTTTGCTGGccttgtatggttcccaatcagaggcagctgtgtatcgtctctgattggggatcatacttaggctgccCCTTTTCCCACCTTagattgtgggatcttgtttttgttagttactgtgtagcctgcagaacgttacgttcgtttatattttgttgtttttggtgtTCATCTAATAAAGTAAGAtgttaccacgctgcaccttggtctcctcattcCATCAACggacgtgacagaagatcccaccaccaagTGACccagcagcgtgcccaggagtggaggacatcctggacctgggaggaggtaatggcaggggacaagaccttgccatggaagcaggcggaggTAGCGAGAGTGGAACAGCAACGAAACCAGGAATCAAGGAAatgacggaagcccgagaggcagcctc
The sequence above is drawn from the Salvelinus fontinalis isolate EN_2023a chromosome 24, ASM2944872v1, whole genome shotgun sequence genome and encodes:
- the ca4b gene encoding carbonic anhydrase 4b, giving the protein MNLLISFFFATIVKIQGADWCYQSQVTCGGNCTGPDGWATVAGTCDGRAQSPINIVTRKTLPDGRLTPFTFTGYQEAFHGFITNNGHTVQVDLPATAKVQGGDLAVPYKAVQLHLHWGKDGGPGSEHTIDGERYPMELHIVNIKEEYNSLAEALKNPAGVGVLGFFYEESRSSNEKYDSIVNALNTIKHPSSNTTLSEVSLDMLIPPRSNMTSYFRYNGSLTTPACVESVVWTMFENTIPLSRQQLAAFSQLQFADGKPMVGTYRPVQLLNGRQVYRSGSQVVLVSTLLLITSVISAIGLPLPN